In Papaver somniferum cultivar HN1 chromosome 1, ASM357369v1, whole genome shotgun sequence, a genomic segment contains:
- the LOC113289229 gene encoding uncharacterized protein LOC113289229 encodes MTKEKIQLNVVVYVDDLIVAGNDLVALDQFKLYLGQCFKMKDLGKLKYFLGLEVAQSAQGFYICQRKYALDIIMETSLLGAKPAEFPMETNHRLSLDKGDLFTDVEKYRRLIGSLIYLSVTRPDLAYSVHILSQFMQLPRIAHWEAALRVVRYLKKNPGQGILSRSDSGLNLKGWCDSDWAGCPLTRRSLTGWFVLLGYSPISWKTKKKHTVSRSSVEAEYISMAAATCELKWLKKLLGDLGVHHPHGMHLLCDSQSALYIAQNPVFHERTKHIEVDCHLVRDAIMQKIITPSYTPTTVQLVDIFTKSLGKAQFQYLISKMGMCDLHAPS; translated from the coding sequence atgacTAAGGAAAAAATCCAACTTAACGTTGtggtctatgtggatgatttgattgttgcgggTAATGATTTAGTTGCGCTTGATCAATTCAAACTttacttgggacaatgtttcaagatgaaagatttggggaaGTTGAAGTATTTTCTGGGTTTGGAGGTGGCCCAGAGTGCACAAGGTTTTTATATATGTCAACGCAAATATGCGTTGGATATCATCATGGAAAcaagtttattaggtgcaaaacctgcagaatttccaatgGAAACGAATCATCGTCTTTCTTTGgacaaaggagatttgttcaCGGATGTGGAAAAATATCGAAGACTGATTGGGAGTTTAATCTATTTGTCCGTGACTAGGCCGGACCTAGCGTATTCCGTTCATATTTTGTCTCAATTCATGCAACTGCCGAGAATAGCACATTGGGAAGCGGCTCTTCGTGTGGttcgatatttgaagaagaatcctgggCAGGGAATTCTGTCGCGCTCTGATAGTGGTCTTAATTTGAAAGGATGGTGTGACTCAGATTGGGCTGGTTGTCCCTTAACTAGACGCTcattgacaggatggtttgttcttcttgggtATTCTCCAATATCCTGGAAAACTAAGAAGAAACATACCGTTTCTCGTTCGTCAGTTGAAGCGGAATATATATCTATGGCGGCGGCTACGTGTGAATTAAAATGGCTGAAAAAATTACTGGGTGATTTGGGAGTTCATCATCCACATGGTATGCATCTTCTATGTGATAGTCAATCGGctttgtatattgctcagaatccagtttttcatgaacgaacaaagcaTATTGAAGTTGATTGTCATCTGGTTAGAGATGCTATCATGCAGAAGATTATTACTCCTTCTTACACTCCTACAACAGTGCAATTGGTGGATATTTTTACTAAATCTTtagggaaagctcagtttcaGTATCTTATTTCCAAGATGGGAATGTGTGATctccatgctccgtcttga